The Populus alba chromosome 4, ASM523922v2, whole genome shotgun sequence genome contains a region encoding:
- the LOC118030323 gene encoding uncharacterized protein, whose amino-acid sequence MPSPPEPPSQHQNHHHQLSTFLNSTTKSLVSLLSPHKTPPLPPPLPQSKICIPFQLPTSPLPLTQSTPSLFESTQPGSVSPSKSSSATVKGLSSAESNPGFPSAVRIGRVNSNGKGGGPAFVGQVFSMCDLSGTGLMAVSTHFDVPFISKRTPEWLKKIFAMVTKSERNGPVFRFFMDLGDAVAYVKRLNIPSGVVGACRLDLAYEHFKEKPQLFQFVPNEKQVKAAHQILKTIPHSDGSRRVDGVPVFSAQNLDIAIATKDGIKWYTPYFFDKNMLDNILEESVDQHFHALIQTRHMQRRRDVIDDNVSAEVIEEMGDSLLEPPEVQEVLDEMGHPAIPLSVISKAAEIQLLYAVDKVLLGNRWLRKATGIQPKFPYLVDSFERRSASSLQRASESTSCLANCKTDDSASEHKLKDKVTNHVQRKDLRLPFGDWFGHPWSKTLGKSEREPDTRKEAPSRDFLKQNLESNPFLPKVTMVGVSTGDAGQLSKASVKKTMEDLTKELEHTDQANDSGISNSSGEYKVEDRDPLFVANVGDYYSGMAKTGSPR is encoded by the exons ATGCCTTCACCACCAGAACCACCATCGCAACACCagaaccaccaccaccagctaTCCACCTTCCTCAACTCCACAACCAAATCCCTAgtctcccttctctctcctcACAAAACCCCACCTTtaccaccaccactaccacaATCCAAAATTTGCATCCCTTTCCAACTTCCCACCTCCCCTCTTCCACTCACTCAATCCACTCCCTCTCTCTTCGAGTCAACTCAGCCTGGCTCAGTCTCCCCTTCAAAATCATCATCAGCCACAGTAAAAGGGTTATCTTCTGCCGAGTCAAATCCCGGGTTTCCATCAGCAGTCAGGATTGGAAGGGTAAATTCTAATGGAAAAGGTGGTGGGCCTGCTTTTGTAGGACAGGTTTTTAGCATGTGTGACCTTTCAGGGACTGGTCTCATGGCCGTTTCTACTCATTTTGATGTTCCCTTCATTTCCAAAAG GACACCGGAGTGGCTTAAGAAGATATTTGCAATGGTTACCAAGAGTGAGAGGAATGGTCCTGTGTTTCGTTTCTTCATGGATTTAGGTGATGCAG TTGCTTATGTTAAACGGCTGAATATTCCAAGTGGTGTGGTGGGTGCTTGTCGTCTTGACTTAGCATATGAACACTTCAAG GAGAAACCTCAACTATTTCAGTTTGTTCCAAATGAGAAGCAG GTCAAGGCAGCACACCAAATTCTCAAGACTATTCCACATAGCGATGGCAGCAGGAGGGTTGATGGAGTTCCTGTTTTCAGCGCACAAAATTTAGATATTGCAATAGCTACCAAAGACGGGATTAAGTG GTATACTCCATACTTCTTCGATAAAAACATGCTGGATAACATTCTTGAGGAGTCTGTTGATCAGCATTTCCATGCTTTAATTCAAACCCGGCACATGCAACGCCGACGTGATGTGATTGATGATAATGTTTCCGCAGAAGTGATTGAAGAAATGGGAGACAGCCTATTGGAGCCACCAGAG gtTCAGGAAGTGCTGGATGAGATGGGGCATCCTGCAATACCTCTAAGTGTAATTTCAAAGGCCGCAGAAATTCAACTTCTTTATGCTGTTGACAAAGTACTTCTTGGTAATAGGTGGTTGAGAAAAGCCACTGGCATTCAACCGAAATTTCCATACTTGGTTGATTCATTTGAGAGAAG GAGTGCATCTTCTTTACAAAGAGCATCAGAGTCAACTAGCTGCCTTGCCAACTGTAAAACAGATGATAGCGCTTcagaacataaattaaaagacaagGTAACCAATCATGTACAGAGAAAAGATCTGCGGTTGCCATTTGGAGATTGGTTTGGTCATCCATGGTCGAAAACACTGGGCAAATCTGAAAGGGAACCAGACACAAG AAAGGAAGCCCCATCAAGGGACTTTTTGAAACAGAATTTAGAGTCTAATCCTTTTCTTCCAAAGGTTACAATGGTTGGTGTCTCAACTGGAGATGCAGGACAATTGAGCAAAGCTAGTGTGAAGAAGACTATGGAAGATTTGACCAAAGAGCTGGAGCACACAGATCAGGCAAATGACAGTGGTATTAGCAACAGTAGTGGTGAGTACAAAGTCGAAGATAGGGATCCACTATTTGTTGCAAATGTGGGTGATTACTATTCAGGCATGGCAAAGACAGGTTCCCCTCGATGA
- the LOC118030325 gene encoding dnaJ protein ERDJ2A → MAASEENSALFPIFIITIMAIPLVPYTVMKLCRAASKKSKIIHCNCSECLRSGKYRKSIFKRISKFSTWSNLTLILLWVVMIFLVFYIKNMSREIQVFDPFVILGLEPGASDSEIKKNYRRLSIQYHPDKNPDPEANKYFVEFITKAYQALTDPISRENYEKYGHPDGRQGFKMGIALPQFLLDIDGASGGILLLWIVGVCILLPLVIAVIYLSRSAKYTGNYVMHQTLSAYYYFMKPSLASSKVMEVFIKAAEYMESPIRRTDNEPLQKLFISVRSELNLDLKNIKQEQAKFWKQHPALVKTELLIQAQLNRESADLPPALLGDFRRVLELAPRLLEELMKMAVIPRTSQGHGWLRPATGVVELSQCIIQAVPLSARKATGGSTEGIAPFLQLPHFTESVVKKIARKKVRTFEDFHDMTLQERAEVLQQVAGFSSAEVQDVEMVLEMMPSVTVEVRCETEGEEGIQEGDIVTLHAWITLKRANGLVGALPHAPSFPFHKEENFWFLLADAASNDVWFSQKVNFMDEAAAITGASKTIEDTMEGSGASVRETSAAVREAVEKVRGGSRLVMGKFPAPAEGNYNLTCYCLCDSWIGCDKKTSKKVKVLKRTRAGTRGGLVSEEGLIAEDGIEEEEENEEEEYDDDYESEYSEDEEDEKDTKKKGLVANGKVQKKGSSSESSGSDEE, encoded by the exons atggcgGCATCGGAGGAAAACAGTGCATTGTTTCCGATATTTATCATAACAATAATGGCGATACCTTTGGTGCCATATACAGTGATGAAACTATGCCGTGCCGCGTCGAAAAAGAGTAAGATTATTCATTGTAATTGCTCTGAGTGTTTGCGGTCTGGCAAGTATCGGAAATCTATTTTCAAAAGG ATTTCGAAGTTTTCGACTTGGAGTAActtgacgttgatattgctttgggttgtgatgatatttttggtgttttacaTTAAGAATATGAGCCGTGAG ATTCAAGTTTTCGACCCGTTCGTTATTCTGGGACTGGAGCCTGGTGCTTCGGATTCGGAAATAAAGAAGAACTATAGGAGACTTTCTATTCAGTACCATCCCGATAAAAATCCAGATCCAG AGGCCAACAAATATTTTGTGGAGTTCATAACAAAAGCTTATCAAGCTCTGACTGATCCAATATCCCGTGAGAATTATGAGAAATATGGTCATCCCGATGGTAGACAG GGATTCAAAATGGGCATAGCTCTTCCTCAATTTTTACTTGATATTGATGGGGCATCCGGTGGAATACTTCTACTTTGGATTGTTGGTGTTTGTATACTCTTGCCATTGGTCATAGCTGTAATATATCTTTCAAGGTCGGCCAAATATACTGGAAATTATGTCATGCACCAGACTCTGTCTGCGTACTATTACTTCATGAAGCCGTCTTTGGCGTCAAG TAAAGTAATGGAAGTCTTCATTAAGGCTGCTGAGTATATGGAATCTCCTATTCGTAGGACTGACAATGAACCACTTCAGAAGCTGTTTATATCCGTCAGGAGTGAATTGAATCTAGACCTCAAGAACATTAAGCAAGAGCAGGCTAAGTTTTGGAAGCAGCATCCTGCGTTAGTTAAG ACAGAGTTGTTAATCCAGGCTCAGTTAAATCGGGAATCAGCAGACTTGCCACCAGCTTTGTTAGGAGATTTCAGACGTGTACTAGAACTTGCACCTCGCCTTCTTGAAGAATTGATGAAG ATGGCTGTTATACCACGAACTTCCCAGGGACATGGATGGCTGAGACCTGCAACTGGGGTTGTTGAACTCTCTCAATGTATTATTCAG GCTGTTCCTCTCAGTGCAAGGAAGGCAACAGGTGGGTCCACAGAAGGGATTGCACCCTTTTTGCAGCTGCCACATTTTACTGAGAGTGTTGTCAAGAAGATAGCACGCAAG AAAGTGAGAACATTTGAGGATTTTCATGACATGACTCTGCAAGAGCGCGCAGAGGTGCTTCAGCAAGTAGCTGGATTTTCCTCAGCTGAAGTACAAGATGTTGAAATGGTATTGGAAATGATGCCTTCTGTAACAGTCGAGGTTAGATGTGAGACTGAAGGTGAAGAGGGGATACAAGAGGGTGACATTGTTACTTTACATGCTTGGATAACACTCAAACGTGCTAATGGCCTAGTCGGTGCACTTCCCCATGCACCCAGCTTCCCATTTCACAAGGAAGAAAATTTCTGGTTTCTGCTTGCAGATGCGGCCTCAAATGATGTTTGGTTTTCCCAAAAGGTAAATTTTATGGATGAAGCTGCAGCTATAACTGGTGCTTCCAAGACAATTGAGGATACAATGGAGGGTTCAGGAGCAAGTGTTAGAGAGACTAGTGCAGCGGTTAGAGAAGCAGTAGAGAAGGTGCGGGGTGGCTCTAGGTTAGTGATGGGCAAGTTCCCTGCCCCAGCAGAGGGCAATTACAATTTGACCTGTTACTGCTTGTGCGACTCCTGGATCGGTTGTGACAAGAAGACGAGCAAGAAGGTTAAAGTTCTGAAACGAACACGGGCTGGCACTCGGGGTGGTTTGGTATCTGAAGAAGGACTCATTGCAGAGGATGGAATTGAGGAGGAAGAGgagaatgaagaagaagagtatGACGATGATTATGAGAGTGAGTATAGCGAAGACGAGGAAGATGAAAAGGATACGAAAAAGAAGGGCCTCGTTGCCAATGGCAAAGTGCAGAAAAAAGGCTCAAGCTCAGAGAGTTCAGGTTCAGACGAGGAATGA